A window of the Candidatus Margulisiibacteriota bacterium genome harbors these coding sequences:
- the ribH gene encoding 6,7-dimethyl-8-ribityllumazine synthase, translating into MIYEGKINGKGKKIALIWSRFNEFIGTKLLEGAKDALVRHEVDEKNIDIYKVPGAFEIPYTLNLIKEKGYDAIICLGAVIKGATPHFEYVASQVSRGVASIALTTKTPIIFGVLTTESIEQAIERAGAKSGNKGWEAAVNALEMIDLKAKIK; encoded by the coding sequence ATGATTTACGAAGGAAAAATTAATGGAAAAGGCAAAAAGATAGCTCTTATTTGGAGCCGGTTCAATGAGTTCATAGGGACTAAACTACTGGAAGGCGCCAAAGACGCTCTGGTTCGTCATGAAGTGGACGAAAAAAATATTGATATCTATAAAGTGCCTGGTGCCTTTGAGATACCTTATACTTTAAATCTGATAAAGGAAAAAGGGTATGATGCCATCATCTGCCTGGGCGCTGTGATAAAGGGGGCCACTCCGCATTTCGAGTATGTTGCTTCTCAGGTGTCCAGAGGTGTAGCCAGCATTGCGCTGACTACAAAGACTCCTATAATTTTTGGAGTTCTGACCACCGAATCTATTGAACAGGCAATAGAAAGAGCTGGCGCTAAATCCGGCAACAAAGGCTGGGAAGCAGCGGTTAACGCCTTGGAAATGATTGATTTAAAAGCAAAAATTAAATAA